ATGATATGTTCGTATTTTGTCGTTTTGTTCTGAGGAGGCATTACAATATGGCCTTCAATCTGACCGATGATCGTTATGCAAAAGATATCCGGTTCACCGGTAGGAACCGCTGTTTGTCCAAGCTCTTTAAGTGCACCCATTGTAGTGGGCGGCATATTTTCATTTGTACTTGGATTTCCCTCTTGTGGTATAACTTCCTCATTCGTTGCTCCATTTGATCCATTCATGTAGTTCATTTTCGCAGCTCTCCCTTTTCTTATGCAGCTCTGGTCTGCTATAGCCTTACTAACTTTCATTAGTATGACATTTCAGGGCCCCGCATTATGCAAACCTCTCCTCATGATATGAATATAAACAATACAAAAACCCCTTTTCCCGTAGAAACCGTCCAATATTTCCGGGGAAAAGGGGCCAATGCCCAAGCTATATATTTATTTAAGGAGAATTCTCCTTACACTTCCATGATAATTGGCAAAATCATCGGTCTACGACGCGTTTGCTCATATAAGAAACGACCGAGTGAATCTTTTACGCTTGTTTTAAGCGATGCCCACTCATTTACTTTCTCACTCATCAGGCGCTGCAGTGTACTGGAAACAATTCGGTTCGCTTCGTCAAGCAGTCCTTCGGACTCACGAACATAAACGAAACCACGAGAAATGATGTCAGGTCCGGAGACAATTGCACCATTCTGTTTGCTTAGTGTAACCACGACAACCAAAATACCATCTTGAGACAGCAACTTACGGTCACGCAATACAATATTACCTACATCACCTACACCCAGACCGTCAATCAATACGTTACCAGCCGTTACTTTACCAGCTTTACGAGCGGCACCGCCTTGAATTTCCACAATCTCACCGATTTCAGTGATAAAAATGTTCTGAGACTCTACGCCAACGGATTCTGCCAAAAGCGCATGTTTGCGTTGCATACGGTATTCACCGTGAATTGGAATGAAATATTTAGGTTTCATCAAGTTGAGCATAAGCTTAAGCTCTTCCTGGCTACCGTGACCGGATACGTGAACGCCAGAATTGGAACCGCTATAAATTACGTTAGCGCCAAGACGGAACAATTCATCAATGGTACGACCTACATATTTCTCGTTACCTGGTACCGGTGTTGCTGCAATAATAACAGTATCACCTGGCAAGATATCTACTTTACGATGACTGGAACGTGCCATACGGGTCAATGCGGACATTGGCTCGCCTTGGGATCCTGTGCAAAGAACAACGACACGGTTCGCTGCCATTCTGTTCATTTCTTCAGGCTCGATCAGCATACCGTCAGGTACGTTCAGATATCCAAGCTCAGAAGCGATGGATACAACGTTTACCATACTGCGGCCAATAACTGTAATCTTACGACCTGTGGATTCTGCTGCATTAACCACTTGTTGAATGCGGTGCACATTGGAAGCAAAAGTTGCTACAACGACACGTTGTTCAGCTTTGCGGAAAATGTCTTCCAGAACGATACCGACATTTTTCTCAGATGGGGTAAAGCCTGGTTTCTCAGCATTTGTACTATCCGACAAAAGAGCAAGCACGCCCTTCTGACCAATTTCAGCCATCCGATGCAGATTTGCAAATTGACCGTTGACTGGAGTGTGGTCAAATTTGAAATCTCCCGTATGAACTACGTTACCTTCCGGTGTTTCTATGCATACACCGACGGAATCAGGAATACTGTGATTGGTTCTGAAGAAAGTAACTTTGAGCGAACTTCCCAGTTGAATTTCTGAATCTTCATTGATCAGAATTCGTTTGGTGTCACCCAGTAAGTTTGCTTCCTTCAATTTGTTTTCTACAAGGCCTAATGTAAGTCTTGTTCCGTAAACCGGAACATTCAAATTCTTCAGGACATATGGGAGACCACCGATGTGATCCTCGTGTCCGTGGGTAAGTACAATCCCTCTTACCTTGTCACGGTTCTCTGTCAAATAAGAGATATCAGGAATTACAATATCAATACCGAGCATATCTTCTTCCGGGAACTTAAGTCCCGAATCCACGACTACAATGTCAGCTCCATATTGAATGACATACATGTTTTTCCCGATTTCTCCGACTCCGCCCAATGCGAAAATCATCAATTTATCGTTGTTGTTTTTTTTGGACAAATGAATCTAACCCTCCTATGATGTTGGACGTCATACTTTTATTGGTAAATATTGAACTTCGATTATTTCAGCGGCGCTGAACACATTCTTCAAACAGCTGATAGCTTCCTTAATTAACAAGGATATTCCTGATATCTGTAAAATGCGCAATGCGAAAGCTCCCGATTCCGGGCAGTAAAGTTCATATTGAAGCGGACAAATGCCGTCAAAATTCACCGTCGCGCCCCTCGCGCGAAGACATTTCAATCATTTACACAGACTCATCTTGGGACCTATCCTGTCTCACAATGTATACCATTGACGGAAGATTACCGCATATTTAATTTTAACCGCACCCAGTCACTTAAGATCATTATACATGATTTTTTTGGCAAAAGACAAGTCACCCTATCTCGTATCCAAATTCTTTCCTTAAATGTGACCCATTATTTTAGCAAAATATAATAAATATAAAAACCGGCTCTCCACAGGAGAAGCCGGTTTAAAGACTAGAATATCATTGTTCAGCATTTAGTGAAATAGTGCCTCGATAAAGGCCGCCTCAGCTTCAGTAGGTGAAATAAGCGGCAATCTGACGCCTCCAACAGGCAGACCATTCAGACTTAAAGCATATTTGACCGCTGAAGGATTCGGTAAAGGTTGTGGACATTCGAACAACCCCTTGAAAATAGGGAACAATTGCCGATGGATCTCTCCCGCTCGCTGAACATTTCCTGAGGTGTATGCATAGATCATTTCTGACATCTGTGCACCAACCACATGACTAGCTACACTGATAATTCCGTATCCTCCTACGGCTAGACTAGCTAAGCCCGCAGAGTCATCACCAGTATATACACGGAAGTCATCGGAACACGCAGAAGCGATAAGTGTTACTTGATCGACAGATGCACATTCTTTTGTCGCAACAATATTCGATATTTCAGCAAGTCGAAGGGTTGTGTCCACGCTCATACTTACACCCGTGCGACCGGGAACATTATACAGCATGACTGGCAATGAAGTCTCCATAGCAATCGCAGAAAAATGCTGATAGAGCCCTTCCTGATTAGGTTTATTGTAATAAGGAACGACCAAAAGTACGCCATCCACACCTATTTTCTCCGCTTCTTTCGTGAGGTGAATAGAGTGCTTCGTGTTATTACTGCCTGTTCCAGCAATAATTTTACAGCGACCATTCGCCTTCTCTAATACAAAAGAAAACAGCTGCAGTTTCTCCTCATCACTTAACGTTGGGGATTCCCCAGTTGTA
This genomic stretch from Paenibacillus sp. FSL H7-0737 harbors:
- a CDS encoding ribonuclease J → MSKKNNNDKLMIFALGGVGEIGKNMYVIQYGADIVVVDSGLKFPEEDMLGIDIVIPDISYLTENRDKVRGIVLTHGHEDHIGGLPYVLKNLNVPVYGTRLTLGLVENKLKEANLLGDTKRILINEDSEIQLGSSLKVTFFRTNHSIPDSVGVCIETPEGNVVHTGDFKFDHTPVNGQFANLHRMAEIGQKGVLALLSDSTNAEKPGFTPSEKNVGIVLEDIFRKAEQRVVVATFASNVHRIQQVVNAAESTGRKITVIGRSMVNVVSIASELGYLNVPDGMLIEPEEMNRMAANRVVVLCTGSQGEPMSALTRMARSSHRKVDILPGDTVIIAATPVPGNEKYVGRTIDELFRLGANVIYSGSNSGVHVSGHGSQEELKLMLNLMKPKYFIPIHGEYRMQRKHALLAESVGVESQNIFITEIGEIVEIQGGAARKAGKVTAGNVLIDGLGVGDVGNIVLRDRKLLSQDGILVVVVTLSKQNGAIVSGPDIISRGFVYVRESEGLLDEANRIVSSTLQRLMSEKVNEWASLKTSVKDSLGRFLYEQTRRRPMILPIIMEV
- the dapA gene encoding 4-hydroxy-tetrahydrodipicolinate synthase; protein product: MDFGRLITAMVTPFDGDGEINWDVTSQLVDYLIEEQKSEALVVCGTTGESPTLSDEEKLQLFSFVLEKANGRCKIIAGTGSNNTKHSIHLTKEAEKIGVDGVLLVVPYYNKPNQEGLYQHFSAIAMETSLPVMLYNVPGRTGVSMSVDTTLRLAEISNIVATKECASVDQVTLIASACSDDFRVYTGDDSAGLASLAVGGYGIISVASHVVGAQMSEMIYAYTSGNVQRAGEIHRQLFPIFKGLFECPQPLPNPSAVKYALSLNGLPVGGVRLPLISPTEAEAAFIEALFH